One region of Jonesiaceae bacterium BS-20 genomic DNA includes:
- a CDS encoding LacI family DNA-binding transcriptional regulator: MTRVRLKDVAEHAGVSLKTVSNVVNSHPHVKPEMRQKVLTSIDLLGYRPNITARRLATGRTKTLALAVSGISIPYFAELSERIYKQAAARGYNVLLAQTGDTLEGELAVLNNQETGLYDGLIFHPGQVTADEIEKRASVFPCVIIGESNAPPTVDHVFIDNYQAAKDVTEHLLAQGRKNLLFVGYESQHITMTSMQRLMGFRQAFLDRGLTSDPNREIAIAHSRPDSAFEALLATLETGIPVDGIICRDDLPAMGVLRALASKGLRVPQDVAVTGWDNLSTSAFLVPSLTSVDPNSDEIAAQAVDQLIARIEGDQSPGRPIVIPHKIINRESSAGE, encoded by the coding sequence ATGACTCGTGTACGACTCAAGGACGTTGCCGAGCACGCAGGCGTGTCACTTAAGACAGTTTCCAACGTGGTTAACAGCCACCCGCACGTCAAACCGGAGATGCGACAAAAGGTTCTTACATCGATCGACCTCCTAGGATACCGACCAAACATTACAGCGAGGCGCTTAGCCACCGGACGCACCAAAACACTCGCCCTTGCGGTATCCGGGATCTCAATTCCCTACTTTGCTGAGCTTTCCGAGCGCATCTACAAGCAGGCTGCCGCCCGTGGCTATAACGTTTTGCTTGCACAAACTGGAGACACTCTCGAAGGCGAACTTGCCGTTCTGAATAACCAGGAAACCGGTCTCTACGATGGACTGATCTTCCATCCGGGCCAAGTTACGGCTGATGAAATTGAGAAAAGGGCCTCAGTCTTCCCCTGCGTGATTATCGGTGAATCCAATGCTCCGCCTACCGTCGACCACGTTTTCATTGATAATTACCAGGCCGCAAAGGATGTCACCGAGCATTTATTGGCTCAAGGGCGCAAGAATCTCTTGTTCGTGGGTTACGAATCGCAGCACATCACCATGACCTCGATGCAACGGCTGATGGGGTTTCGGCAGGCATTCTTAGACCGCGGGCTGACTTCTGACCCCAACCGAGAGATTGCAATTGCCCATTCTCGTCCGGATTCTGCTTTTGAAGCGCTGCTTGCCACCCTAGAGACCGGGATTCCAGTTGATGGAATCATTTGCCGTGACGATCTACCGGCAATGGGTGTGCTGCGCGCGCTGGCATCGAAGGGACTGAGGGTCCCCCAAGACGTAGCTGTGACGGGCTGGGACAACCTTTCAACTTCCGCATTTTTAGTCCCGTCGCTGACTTCTGTCGACCCAAATTCCGATGAAATTGCAGCTCAGGCAGTGGATCAACTCATCGCCCGAATCGAGGGAGACCAATCACCAGGTCGCCCAATCGTAATTCCCCACAAGATCATTAACCGCGAGTCAAGCGCAGGTGAGTAG
- a CDS encoding CsbD family protein, translating into MGLGDKISNKAEELKGKAKESVGDATDNDKMQAEGMFDQAKANLKQAGEKVKDVFTGDDK; encoded by the coding sequence ATGGGACTGGGCGACAAGATCAGTAACAAGGCAGAAGAACTCAAGGGCAAGGCCAAGGAATCTGTCGGTGATGCGACCGATAACGACAAGATGCAGGCCGAGGGCATGTTTGATCAAGCCAAAGCAAACCTGAAGCAAGCCGGCGAGAAAGTTAAAGACGTTTTCACTGGTGATGATAAGTAG
- a CDS encoding DUF222 domain-containing protein: MERNLAIDNAPPSNEAGLNAVVGDLASILELLDEGEWGSESLHLLEGLELIKAVSIAESIGQRVDVLRARLAAQVDRASRNVPGEQSILRQLGMRNAVNALQFLTGSSAATARKRILLGRTTEPDISLTGAVIPARYPAVGAGLEAGHLGVEAAQLITKTLDQRTLKAVASKENLEWAEVTLVALATGTAQEGDFPQNCDLLQASCTTIAQFLDQDGPEPKDSDLPPLRELSFGKKFRGVVPIRGMLVPEAASLLSQLLEAVNNPRVDLNKVEDPEGNVEASKDTESQQEFGRIAAAIDDRSPATKRHDAFMSLLGVLARHPDTPLQGGSPVTVLVQTTEQTLREHLEQTPQGAGSVERGGLTTGGGQGAGGGLTTGGGHATGGEQGTGGGLVGEGNAVGEKDAFVVDVGGDRAGIAAQEMNSAAAQAKEKPTNPMGGISGFLFDYNGLATPTSMPFIRQAGCSGSLQRVVLAENGSVNHVSSPSRIFNGHQRRAIAMRDGGCAIPLCDVPPTWCEIHHVVEWSKGGPTTIKNGVSLCWYHHRTIDTNGWHIKMIDNLPHVQAPLWADPRQKWHRVRPPTMPPPTGLIGLEELGQRLLAKLNQLVGGSSEIKVVPSSSSEQRAS, translated from the coding sequence ATGGAAAGAAACCTAGCTATAGACAATGCGCCTCCCAGCAATGAAGCTGGGTTGAATGCGGTTGTGGGGGACTTGGCAAGCATCCTAGAGCTGCTTGATGAAGGTGAGTGGGGTTCGGAATCACTGCACCTTTTGGAGGGATTAGAACTCATAAAAGCTGTCTCTATTGCCGAGAGTATTGGGCAGCGAGTTGATGTACTGCGTGCACGTCTTGCGGCTCAAGTGGACCGCGCGTCTCGTAACGTCCCAGGTGAGCAGTCGATCCTACGGCAGCTAGGAATGCGTAATGCAGTCAACGCGTTGCAATTTCTGACGGGTTCATCTGCGGCTACTGCGCGTAAGCGAATTTTACTAGGCCGAACAACTGAACCTGATATCTCACTTACCGGTGCCGTTATTCCTGCCCGGTATCCAGCTGTTGGAGCGGGACTAGAAGCCGGTCACCTTGGGGTGGAAGCAGCACAACTGATTACCAAAACCCTTGACCAACGGACCCTGAAAGCGGTTGCTTCTAAAGAGAATTTGGAGTGGGCTGAAGTAACTCTAGTGGCTCTGGCGACCGGAACCGCACAAGAGGGTGACTTCCCGCAGAATTGTGACCTTTTGCAAGCCTCCTGTACGACCATCGCTCAATTTCTGGATCAAGATGGACCTGAGCCCAAGGATAGTGATCTACCGCCACTGAGAGAACTGAGTTTTGGAAAGAAGTTCAGAGGGGTAGTGCCAATCAGGGGCATGCTTGTGCCTGAGGCCGCATCTTTGCTGAGCCAGTTACTTGAGGCTGTGAACAACCCACGGGTAGACCTGAACAAAGTAGAAGATCCTGAGGGAAATGTAGAGGCGTCCAAGGACACGGAATCTCAGCAAGAGTTTGGCCGCATTGCAGCGGCTATTGATGATCGATCTCCAGCAACCAAACGCCATGATGCTTTCATGAGCCTTTTAGGAGTGCTGGCCCGTCACCCGGACACCCCTTTGCAGGGCGGGTCACCGGTAACGGTGCTCGTGCAAACTACAGAGCAGACACTGCGGGAGCATCTGGAACAGACACCGCAAGGTGCCGGATCAGTAGAACGCGGTGGGCTGACAACCGGCGGTGGGCAGGGTGCTGGCGGTGGGCTGACAACTGGCGGTGGTCACGCAACTGGCGGTGAGCAGGGCACTGGCGGTGGGCTGGTAGGTGAAGGCAATGCTGTTGGAGAAAAAGATGCCTTTGTTGTTGATGTTGGTGGTGACCGAGCCGGTATTGCTGCCCAGGAAATGAACAGTGCCGCGGCGCAGGCAAAAGAAAAACCAACGAACCCGATGGGAGGAATCAGCGGGTTCCTCTTTGACTATAATGGACTTGCAACACCCACGTCGATGCCATTCATTAGACAAGCCGGCTGCTCAGGCTCCTTGCAGAGAGTAGTTTTGGCAGAAAATGGCAGCGTTAACCATGTGTCCTCGCCAAGTCGAATCTTCAATGGGCACCAACGCAGGGCAATTGCCATGCGTGATGGCGGCTGCGCTATTCCACTGTGCGACGTTCCGCCAACATGGTGCGAGATCCACCATGTTGTTGAGTGGTCAAAGGGCGGACCCACAACAATCAAAAACGGCGTAAGCCTGTGTTGGTACCATCACCGAACTATCGACACTAATGGTTGGCATATCAAGATGATTGATAATCTTCCGCATGTGCAGGCTCCTCTCTGGGCTGATCCCCGCCAAAAATGGCATCGTGTTCGTCCACCAACGATGCCGCCACCAACGGGTTTAATAGGCTTGGAAGAATTGGGACAACGACTTCTAGCTAAACTCAATCAACTCGTTGGAGGCTCGTCTGAAATCAAGGTGGTGCCTTCGAGCTCATCTGAGCAGCGGGCAAGTTAA
- the metE gene encoding 5-methyltetrahydropteroyltriglutamate--homocysteine S-methyltransferase has product MSLTSTPSAQNQGSAFPTASVLGYPRIGPNRELKRAVEAFWAGKTDVDALEETARGLRSQTRARLAELGLGKQDASIPETFSFYDQVLDASVAFGVLPTRFERLRGEDGSIDLAGYFTVARGQGDDLPLEMTKWFDTNYHYLVPELGPDTEFSLAGNRYVEQFLEAKEEGFVTRPVLLGPVTYLALSKPAVGVAADFNPLDLLPKLLPVYAELLDRLAAAGAPWVQIDEPAVVSDNLGLSSEQISAAITAAYGVLTTEGANRPQILITTPYGDVGTLLPTLAALEVEALALDLVLGTVTEFDAATKANLADKTLVAGLVDGHNIWRTDLGAQLEILESLEFSGVGSVAVTTSTSLQHIPYTLAGEEHLGEELISWLAFAEEKTQEVVTLATGIADGREAIHTELLESADSIASRTNAAGVNIKEIRERTAALQPSDFDRVDAQIRKEAQAARLNLPDLPTTTIGSFPQTLEIRKARAAHARGELSLADYEEAMKAEIAQAIKLQEEIGLDVLVHGEAERNDMVQYFAELLDGFSVTKNGWVQSYGSRCTRPSILWGDVSRPAPMTVRWTQYAQSLSDLPVKGMLTGPVTIMAWSFVRDDISLRETANQIGLALRDEVTDLEAAGIAAIQVDEPALRELLPLRKVDHADYLDWSVNSFRLSTAGVRPDTQIHTHLCYSEFGDVIGAIDGLNADVTSIEAARSRMEVLPELADAGFARGVGPGVYDIHSPRVPSQEEITELLELAVKSVDPDLLWVNPDCGLKTRGYAETTASLKNLVGAALAVRAQV; this is encoded by the coding sequence ATGTCCCTCACCTCCACCCCGTCTGCCCAAAATCAGGGCTCTGCCTTCCCAACCGCTTCGGTTCTGGGATACCCCCGCATTGGCCCAAACCGCGAGTTGAAGCGCGCGGTTGAGGCTTTCTGGGCCGGCAAGACCGACGTAGACGCCCTTGAGGAGACCGCACGCGGCCTGCGTTCGCAGACCCGAGCCCGCCTTGCTGAGCTGGGCTTGGGCAAGCAGGACGCTTCCATTCCAGAGACGTTTAGCTTCTACGACCAGGTTCTCGATGCCTCGGTTGCGTTTGGTGTTCTGCCCACGCGCTTTGAGCGGTTGCGTGGCGAGGACGGGTCGATTGACCTGGCCGGTTACTTCACCGTTGCTCGCGGCCAGGGCGATGACCTGCCGCTTGAGATGACCAAGTGGTTTGACACCAACTACCACTACCTCGTTCCTGAGTTGGGCCCGGACACCGAGTTCTCCTTGGCCGGCAACCGCTACGTGGAGCAGTTCCTTGAGGCTAAGGAAGAGGGCTTTGTAACCCGCCCGGTTCTGCTTGGCCCGGTAACGTACTTGGCGCTGTCCAAGCCTGCAGTTGGAGTCGCCGCTGATTTCAACCCACTTGACCTTCTGCCTAAGCTGTTGCCGGTCTACGCAGAACTTCTTGACCGTCTTGCTGCGGCCGGTGCCCCATGGGTGCAGATTGATGAGCCTGCGGTTGTTTCCGACAACCTTGGACTGTCTTCCGAGCAGATTAGTGCCGCAATCACTGCGGCCTACGGCGTGCTCACCACCGAGGGCGCAAACCGCCCACAGATCCTGATCACCACTCCATACGGTGACGTAGGAACACTGCTGCCAACCCTTGCGGCCCTTGAGGTTGAAGCGCTAGCCCTAGACCTGGTGCTGGGAACCGTAACCGAGTTCGACGCAGCGACCAAGGCAAATCTTGCGGACAAGACGCTGGTTGCCGGTCTCGTTGATGGCCACAACATCTGGCGCACCGACCTGGGCGCCCAGCTCGAGATTCTCGAGTCACTCGAGTTCTCCGGTGTTGGCTCGGTTGCCGTAACCACCTCAACATCGCTTCAGCACATTCCATACACCCTTGCCGGCGAGGAGCACCTGGGTGAGGAACTCATCAGCTGGTTGGCATTTGCCGAGGAGAAGACGCAGGAAGTCGTCACCCTAGCGACCGGGATCGCTGATGGCCGCGAGGCCATTCACACCGAGCTGTTGGAGTCAGCCGATTCCATTGCGAGCCGCACCAACGCGGCCGGCGTGAACATCAAGGAAATCCGCGAGCGCACCGCAGCGTTGCAGCCCTCAGACTTTGACCGTGTTGACGCGCAGATCCGCAAGGAAGCTCAGGCCGCCCGCCTGAACCTGCCGGACCTGCCAACCACGACAATCGGTTCCTTCCCACAAACCCTTGAGATCCGCAAGGCTCGCGCCGCCCACGCTCGCGGCGAGCTCAGCTTGGCCGACTACGAAGAAGCCATGAAGGCGGAGATTGCCCAGGCCATCAAGCTGCAAGAAGAGATTGGTCTGGACGTTCTGGTGCACGGTGAGGCCGAGCGCAACGACATGGTCCAGTACTTCGCTGAGCTTCTTGACGGGTTCTCAGTCACCAAGAACGGTTGGGTTCAGTCCTACGGTTCACGTTGCACCCGCCCCTCAATCCTGTGGGGTGACGTCTCCCGTCCAGCCCCAATGACCGTGCGTTGGACCCAGTACGCCCAGTCGCTGTCTGACCTGCCGGTCAAGGGCATGCTGACCGGTCCGGTCACCATCATGGCCTGGTCGTTTGTGCGTGATGACATTTCCCTGCGCGAGACCGCTAACCAGATCGGTTTGGCTCTGCGCGACGAGGTCACTGACCTTGAGGCCGCCGGGATCGCAGCCATTCAGGTTGATGAGCCAGCACTGCGCGAGCTGTTGCCGCTGCGCAAGGTGGACCACGCCGACTACCTGGACTGGTCGGTGAACTCCTTCCGTTTGTCCACGGCTGGGGTTCGTCCGGACACCCAGATCCACACACACCTGTGCTACTCCGAGTTCGGTGACGTCATTGGCGCTATCGACGGCCTGAACGCCGACGTTACATCCATTGAGGCTGCCCGGTCCCGCATGGAGGTTCTGCCAGAGCTTGCCGATGCCGGCTTTGCTCGCGGTGTTGGCCCCGGCGTGTATGACATTCACTCCCCACGGGTTCCGTCCCAGGAAGAGATCACGGAACTTCTTGAACTTGCAGTGAAGTCAGTTGACCCGGACCTGCTGTGGGTTAACCCGGACTGCGGCTTGAAGACCCGCGGTTATGCGGAGACCACCGCTTCCCTGAAGAACCTAGTTGGTGCAGCACTTGCAGTGCGCGCTCAGGTCTGA
- a CDS encoding methylenetetrahydrofolate reductase: MASIEAPTLVNAHSRPTISFEIMPPRNPEIAPKFWATARRLAAAQPDFISVTYGAAGTDRDTSQAVVKRITEQTSILPIAHLTCVGTSRSNVADTIAEFLSAGARTFLALRGDPPKDQPDWQPPADGVHSSKELIGLVREVESKRCRANAASALRSAAKPLTIAVATFLDGNSASGTTREQEIEHLYEKQVAGANFAITQLFFNASSYVEFVSAARAAGVTIPILAGILPTTDPARLRRVAELTGVAAPQELLDQLDAITDPAERYRTGLQFAINLSQEVLRLGAPGLHIYTFNQSDAAIDLLEALNLGPQTTPFEEAFPSEFTALEDQSALATTR; this comes from the coding sequence ATGGCCTCTATAGAAGCCCCAACTTTAGTGAACGCACACTCTCGACCGACCATCTCGTTCGAGATTATGCCCCCACGCAACCCAGAGATCGCACCCAAGTTTTGGGCCACTGCGCGCCGTCTAGCGGCCGCACAACCCGACTTTATTTCCGTGACCTACGGCGCCGCCGGCACCGACCGTGACACCTCACAAGCCGTAGTCAAGCGGATCACCGAGCAAACCAGCATCCTGCCCATTGCTCACCTGACCTGCGTAGGGACCTCGCGGAGCAACGTAGCAGACACCATTGCGGAATTCCTGAGCGCCGGTGCCCGTACGTTCCTTGCACTGCGCGGCGACCCACCCAAGGACCAGCCGGATTGGCAACCGCCAGCAGACGGTGTGCACTCGTCCAAGGAACTCATTGGATTAGTCCGCGAGGTCGAGTCCAAGCGGTGCCGGGCCAATGCGGCATCGGCATTGCGCAGCGCAGCCAAGCCACTGACCATTGCGGTTGCCACGTTCCTCGATGGAAATAGCGCCTCCGGAACCACCCGGGAACAAGAAATTGAACACCTCTACGAAAAGCAGGTGGCCGGCGCAAACTTTGCAATCACCCAGCTCTTCTTTAACGCCTCAAGTTACGTCGAATTTGTGTCAGCGGCTCGGGCCGCCGGGGTGACCATCCCAATCTTGGCGGGCATTTTGCCCACCACGGACCCAGCACGCCTGCGCAGGGTTGCGGAGCTTACCGGGGTGGCTGCCCCGCAAGAGTTATTGGATCAGCTGGACGCAATTACTGACCCCGCTGAGCGTTACCGGACCGGACTGCAGTTTGCCATCAACCTGTCCCAAGAGGTGCTCCGGCTAGGTGCGCCGGGGTTACACATCTACACCTTTAACCAATCTGACGCAGCCATTGATCTACTCGAGGCACTCAACCTTGGACCCCAAACTACGCCGTTTGAGGAAGCATTCCCGTCCGAGTTCACCGCCCTGGAAGATCAGAGCGCACTCGCTACAACACGCTAG
- a CDS encoding ABC transporter substrate-binding protein produces the protein MRKTISRSVLAGAVAVSLMTLAACGGGDAAPKDNSEVKGEGYDGPAVELDFWNGFTGADGAYFDEMVEEFNTANPNIKVTSTTMEWGDLYPKLPIAVQSNSGPDVAVVHLDQVANQAAQGALTPLDGVAESLNLTEADFAQVVWDGGMYQDARYSIPLDIHMHALYYNKGVLEAAGLDPEKPPTTGDELIANLDVLKSKGVQGMWIDSSGWMRTWFTALLAQNGGELFSEDGTKVTWNSEAGVKAMTWMADLINNGYSPANVGQDGYWKAFATNENAYVIGGIWELGNPTFEDIEWGVAPLPVIGDQAATWGSSHQFVMTTQVEKDEDKLAAAAYFVNELSKDSIKWAKANQVPARLSVQESEEFLAIPHMEMFAGTVAQTSLPQTFPGLADSFGALEEAINAVLLGNATPQEALDKSAEAGQLIVDDNRAKYGY, from the coding sequence ATGCGAAAGACTATTTCTCGCAGTGTGCTTGCAGGTGCTGTAGCAGTATCACTCATGACACTTGCGGCCTGTGGTGGGGGTGATGCTGCCCCAAAGGATAACTCCGAGGTAAAAGGGGAAGGGTATGACGGCCCAGCCGTAGAACTCGACTTCTGGAACGGCTTCACGGGCGCCGATGGCGCCTACTTTGATGAAATGGTTGAGGAATTCAACACGGCAAATCCAAACATCAAGGTAACCTCGACCACGATGGAGTGGGGAGACTTATACCCCAAGTTGCCAATCGCGGTGCAATCAAACAGCGGCCCTGACGTAGCGGTTGTGCACCTTGACCAGGTGGCTAACCAGGCCGCCCAGGGAGCTCTCACACCCCTCGATGGCGTAGCAGAGAGCCTGAACCTCACGGAAGCCGACTTTGCTCAAGTTGTTTGGGATGGCGGCATGTACCAAGACGCTCGGTACTCCATTCCACTAGACATTCACATGCACGCGCTCTACTACAACAAGGGTGTACTCGAGGCTGCGGGTCTAGACCCAGAAAAGCCACCGACAACTGGTGACGAACTGATTGCCAACCTGGATGTACTCAAGTCTAAGGGCGTCCAGGGAATGTGGATTGACTCATCCGGCTGGATGCGGACTTGGTTTACGGCACTTCTTGCACAAAATGGCGGCGAGCTCTTCTCTGAGGATGGCACCAAAGTCACGTGGAACTCCGAAGCCGGAGTGAAGGCTATGACGTGGATGGCTGACCTGATCAATAACGGTTACAGCCCAGCCAACGTGGGCCAGGATGGCTACTGGAAGGCATTCGCAACCAACGAGAACGCTTACGTAATCGGTGGTATTTGGGAATTGGGCAACCCGACTTTCGAAGACATCGAATGGGGAGTCGCTCCTCTTCCAGTGATCGGCGACCAGGCGGCCACCTGGGGTAGCTCGCACCAATTTGTTATGACCACGCAGGTGGAAAAGGATGAAGACAAACTCGCGGCGGCAGCTTACTTTGTAAACGAGTTGAGTAAGGACTCGATCAAGTGGGCCAAGGCGAACCAAGTCCCAGCCCGCCTTAGCGTGCAGGAGAGCGAAGAGTTCCTAGCGATCCCACACATGGAAATGTTTGCCGGTACGGTAGCCCAAACCTCCTTGCCGCAAACCTTCCCAGGGCTCGCAGATTCCTTTGGAGCCCTTGAAGAAGCAATTAACGCGGTTCTCCTAGGAAATGCAACGCCACAAGAGGCACTCGACAAGTCTGCAGAGGCAGGCCAGCTCATCGTCGATGACAACAGAGCTAAGTACGGATACTAA
- a CDS encoding sugar-binding domain-containing protein, translating into MTESPTTLNPKTFDPHYPRPQLRRSHWLSLDGNWQFRQDPQDLGLTERWFDELSNTQSITVPFPPESTASGIADPSFDNQIIWYQKTLSMADLRALKDNPNDRILMHFGAIDYESQVWVNGQSAHKHEGGNTPFSVDISRFLGDGESVSITVRAQDDPLDVEKSRGKQDWLPQPHVIWYERTSGIWQSVWCEAVPNTFVVNLHSVTNVPAATVELEFLLNHRVSDPTAFNATISYGEELLAQGCVLVQGDRGKLTLEIDRQRNGQHYEHLLWSPEHPRLLTISVEFGADQITSYTGLRSVDYADGKFLLNDRPYYMRSVLNQGYRTESHLAHLNVDRMREEIQLIKDLGFNSARLHQKVEDPRLAFFADTMGLMLWVEAPSAYTTSTRAITRMLAEWPKVVDRFKSHPSVAVWVPINESWGVQHIAHDSKARHYCEALWHLTKSLDSTRLVVSNDGWELTNTDIWSIHDYEGNPEVLAARYATAEKVEELLSGVGPAGRRMRLSGVSSGPQPAMLTEFGGITYAPSSSHDTWGYSTASSPQEYEAHLRSVVSAVTAGKLAGFCYTQLRDTLQEANGLVDEAGVPKLPLETFREIFGGAVSR; encoded by the coding sequence ATGACAGAATCACCGACGACGTTGAATCCTAAAACCTTCGATCCGCACTACCCGCGGCCCCAATTACGCCGTAGTCATTGGCTATCTTTAGACGGCAACTGGCAATTCCGGCAGGATCCACAGGATCTTGGCCTTACGGAGCGCTGGTTTGATGAGCTCTCGAACACCCAGTCAATTACCGTGCCATTCCCTCCCGAGTCCACCGCATCGGGGATAGCCGATCCTTCTTTTGATAACCAAATCATTTGGTACCAAAAGACCCTTTCAATGGCGGACCTTCGCGCTCTAAAAGATAACCCAAATGACAGAATTTTGATGCACTTTGGGGCCATCGACTATGAGTCTCAGGTTTGGGTGAACGGCCAGTCTGCGCATAAACATGAGGGGGGAAACACTCCATTTTCCGTAGATATTAGCCGGTTTCTCGGCGACGGGGAGTCTGTTTCCATTACCGTGCGTGCACAGGATGATCCACTCGATGTTGAGAAATCACGCGGGAAGCAAGATTGGTTGCCACAGCCACACGTTATTTGGTATGAGCGCACGAGTGGGATCTGGCAATCCGTTTGGTGCGAGGCAGTTCCCAATACCTTCGTAGTAAACCTGCACTCAGTAACAAACGTTCCTGCGGCCACTGTGGAACTCGAGTTCCTCCTCAACCATCGCGTTTCTGACCCCACCGCGTTTAACGCCACCATCTCCTACGGCGAGGAACTGCTTGCCCAGGGTTGCGTACTTGTTCAGGGAGACCGCGGCAAGCTCACCTTGGAGATTGACCGGCAACGCAACGGGCAACATTACGAGCACCTTTTATGGTCCCCCGAGCATCCTCGTCTGCTAACTATCTCAGTTGAGTTTGGTGCGGACCAGATCACTTCATATACCGGCCTCCGCAGTGTGGACTACGCCGACGGTAAGTTCCTCTTGAATGACCGCCCGTATTACATGCGATCGGTGCTCAACCAGGGGTACCGGACGGAGTCTCACTTGGCTCACCTCAATGTGGACCGTATGCGAGAAGAAATCCAGCTCATCAAGGACTTAGGCTTTAACTCCGCTCGCCTGCATCAAAAGGTGGAGGACCCCCGGTTAGCCTTCTTTGCAGACACGATGGGGCTCATGCTTTGGGTGGAGGCACCGAGCGCCTACACCACGAGCACCCGGGCAATAACCCGGATGCTGGCCGAGTGGCCCAAGGTAGTCGACAGGTTCAAGTCGCACCCGAGCGTCGCAGTTTGGGTGCCAATCAATGAGAGCTGGGGAGTCCAGCACATCGCACACGACTCAAAGGCGCGGCACTACTGTGAAGCGTTATGGCACCTCACCAAATCCCTCGATAGCACTCGCCTAGTAGTCTCCAACGATGGCTGGGAACTGACCAACACAGATATCTGGTCAATTCATGATTACGAAGGAAACCCCGAGGTGCTCGCTGCGCGTTACGCAACCGCTGAAAAGGTTGAAGAACTCCTCAGTGGGGTGGGCCCAGCTGGGCGCCGCATGCGACTGTCGGGCGTATCAAGTGGACCTCAGCCAGCAATGCTGACTGAGTTTGGCGGCATTACCTACGCCCCAAGTTCTTCCCACGACACTTGGGGCTACTCCACGGCAAGTTCGCCTCAAGAGTACGAGGCCCACCTGCGTTCGGTGGTCTCCGCTGTCACCGCCGGCAAATTAGCAGGCTTCTGCTACACCCAATTGCGTGACACTCTGCAAGAGGCAAATGGTCTAGTAGACGAAGCCGGCGTGCCAAAACTTCCGCTTGAGACGTTCCGTGAGATATTCGGTGGCGCAGTTTCACGCTAA
- a CDS encoding sugar ABC transporter permease yields the protein MSVAKVSRRTAAKRRSGAAANQAGRVPSKPWLPWVFLAPFLVFFVGFVLAPAIFGLYVSMFDWHFTLPNKPFVGLKNYINLFTPGTRDYADFWRAMGATGLFVVLSVPLLVSIPLGVALLLNKKFKGRTFFRALYFAPYVLGVAVVGVLWKFMLDTQHGIVNKLLQALNISDAIPWLQQVPWVWVSLVLVTLWWTLGFNAIIYLAGLQNISAELYEAASLDGAGAWSRFRYVTIPGIRPVLIFVVIITILASANVFGQPYVMTAGDPNGTTRTAIMYMSETGLRQFRMGAASAMSYILALALMLVSIINFKLIAKGGEQ from the coding sequence ATGTCGGTTGCAAAAGTTTCACGCCGGACCGCCGCTAAACGGCGGTCCGGCGCGGCTGCAAACCAAGCGGGCAGGGTGCCGAGCAAACCATGGCTACCGTGGGTGTTCCTTGCCCCGTTCTTGGTCTTCTTTGTTGGTTTTGTGCTTGCACCAGCAATTTTTGGTCTCTACGTAAGTATGTTTGACTGGCATTTCACGCTGCCAAACAAGCCATTTGTGGGACTCAAGAACTACATCAACCTCTTCACTCCGGGGACCCGTGACTATGCGGACTTCTGGAGAGCTATGGGAGCTACTGGCCTGTTTGTGGTTCTCAGTGTCCCGCTTCTTGTCTCAATACCACTTGGTGTAGCTCTCCTGCTGAACAAGAAGTTTAAAGGACGCACATTCTTTCGGGCGTTGTACTTTGCGCCGTATGTTCTGGGGGTTGCGGTTGTTGGTGTGCTGTGGAAATTCATGTTGGATACCCAGCACGGCATTGTGAACAAGCTCTTGCAGGCCCTGAATATTTCCGATGCCATCCCCTGGTTACAGCAGGTGCCTTGGGTTTGGGTATCACTGGTTTTGGTGACTCTGTGGTGGACGCTTGGCTTCAACGCCATTATTTACCTAGCAGGGTTGCAAAATATTTCAGCAGAACTCTATGAGGCCGCATCACTTGACGGTGCTGGCGCCTGGTCGAGGTTTCGGTATGTAACTATTCCTGGAATCCGACCGGTCCTGATATTTGTAGTCATTATTACGATCCTCGCCTCTGCGAACGTATTTGGGCAGCCATATGTGATGACTGCGGGTGACCCCAATGGAACCACCCGGACAGCGATCATGTACATGTCCGAGACCGGGCTGCGTCAATTCCGTATGGGAGCCGCATCAGCTATGAGTTACATCTTGGCGCTTGCGCTCATGCTGGTGAGTATCATCAACTTCAAACTGATCGCCAAAGGTGGTGAGCAATGA